The Puntigrus tetrazona isolate hp1 chromosome 4, ASM1883169v1, whole genome shotgun sequence genome includes a window with the following:
- the LOC122342372 gene encoding death domain-associated protein 6-like, with protein MDSIVISDDDDEEASTSASGVSVPTPRTASRKPREESAAAPTHITRSLRYASAKKDVHVLQFVEHCSKHSQDHPEVVTYLQSRYSKALPTFLTSVEFRNTLGRCLTRSPGQHRQNLLSTSMNSAPFSNSTRLEEELHTARASQTKPEQKSNGTNIQEQERLKEEEEKREDEEKRRKPKGLLEETDSIPGKPVEGVQREIRRLQERELSADDLEKEDSSYIQEHKLKRKMMKIYDKLCELKGCNTLTGRVIEQKIPYNDKPSSYDIKIERYINSPEALHNPPDYTDILKVVQRTNERYKLILTRKQTTQIAQEAFRETGNKLQERRHLDMVYNFGSHLTDSFKPSNSIRLRSISDTEPLDPALTDPTLNRKLRSNRDVALSSLEEVITKYAIKQEDIEVLEEMRKRQERDRQKKDDDEEDVEEEPLNNSDNDQPMDENSPPSIKSSAQDTEEDQGDEDQRSPASSTHETETNTNHVAVEQSPPFIQTSDLMPIGWRSSASSDHSKSDTAETVSTNQDAPSATMRSANCSPLPQTSPLLIDEMGNYKKRKRSSAEHRTTASNGDCTQDSDIPLDMGVIFCPEEDDVPRTMTSSQLMVRSSRSTPPPKRNKVNVATQCDRRK; from the exons ATGGACAGCATTGTGATCTCGGACGACGACGATGAAGAAGCGTCCACATCTGCCTCCGGCGTGTCTGTTCCCACGCCACGAACTGCCAGCCGCAAACCCCGTGAAGAATCAGCTGCCGCTCCGACGCACATCACGCGCAGTCTCCGTTACGCCTCCGCGAAGAAGGATGTTCATGTCCTGCAG TTTGTGGAGCATTGCTCTAAACACTCTCAAGACCATCCCGAGGTCGTGACCTACCTCCAGAGCAGATACTCAAAGGCGCTGCCGACCTTCCTGACGTCGGTGGAGTTTCGTAACACTCTGGGCCGCTGCCTCACACGCAGCCCAGGCCAACACCGGCAAAACCTTCTGTCTACATCAATGAACTCTGCACCGTTCTCAAACAGCACACGGCTCGAAGAGGAGCTCCATACAGCCCGTGCCTCCCAGACGAAACCTGAGCAGAAGAGCAACGGCACAAACATACAGGAGCAGGAGCGGCttaaagaagaagaggagaaacGAGAGGATGAAGAGAAACGAAGAAAACCAAAAGGGCTTCTTGAGGAGACAG ATAGCATACCTGGAAAACCTGTTGAAGGTGTACAACGAGAGATCCGGCGGCTTCAGGAGCGAGAGTTGAGCGCCGACGATCTGGAGAAAGAGGACTCCAGTTACATTCAGGAGCACAAGCTCAAACGCAAG ATGATGAAGATCTATGACAAACTGTGTGAGCTGAAGGGCTGTAACACACTTACGGGTCGAGTGATCGAGCAGAAGATTCCTTACA ATGATAAACCAAGCTCTTACGATATAAag ATCGAACGCTACATTAACAGTCCAGAAGCTCTTCACAACCCGCCGGACTACACCGATATCCTGAAGGTGGTTCAGCGCACTAACGAACGCTACAAACTCATCCTCACTCGCAAACAGACCACACAGATCGCTCAAGAAGCCTTCAGAGAGACGGGCAACAAACTCCAGGAGAGACGCCATCTGGACATGGTCTACAACTTCGGCTCCCATCTCACCGATTCCTTCAAACCCAGTAATTCAATTCGGTTACGCTCCATCTCAGATACAGAAC CGTTAGACCCCGCTCTCACTGATCCAACACTAAACCGCAAACTCCGCTCAAACAGAGACGTGGCTCTGAGCAGCCTGGAGGAGGTGATCACCAAATACGCTATTAAACAGGAAGACATAGAGGTTTTAGAGGAAATGAGGAAGagacaagagagagacagacagaaaaagg ATGACGATGAAGAGGATGTGGAAGAGGAGCCGTTGAACAACAGTGACAATGACCAGCCGATGGATGAGAACTCTCCTCCCTCGATCAAATCATCCGCCCAGGACACGGAGGAGGACCAGGGAGATGAAGACCAGCGCTCTCCGGCCAGCAGCACACACGAGACGGAAACTAACACGAACCACGTGGCCGTGGAGCAAAGCCCTCCGTTCATACAGACCTCAGATCTTATGCCTATCGGATGGCGGAGCTCAGCTTCCTCCGATCACAGTAAAAGCGACACCGCCGAGACGGTCTCCACCAATCAGGACGCTCCGTCAGCCACGATGAGATCAGCCAACTGCAGCCCGCTACCTCAAACGAGCCCTCTGCTGATCGACGAGATGGGCAACTACAAGAAGAGGAAACGGTCCTCCGCCGAACACCGGACCACTGCCTCCAACGGGGACTGCACACAGGACAG TGATATTCCTCTGGATATGGGTGTGATCTTCTGTCCTGAGGAGGATGATGTGCCCAGGACGATGACTTCCTCTCAGCTCATGGTCAGAAGCTCACGATCCACGCCACCACCCAAGAGGAATAAG GTGAACGTGGCGACTCAGTGCGACCGGAGGAAGTGA